A genomic segment from Schistocerca serialis cubense isolate TAMUIC-IGC-003099 unplaced genomic scaffold, iqSchSeri2.2 HiC_scaffold_1353, whole genome shotgun sequence encodes:
- the LOC126440166 gene encoding uncharacterized protein LOC126440166, protein MWAYGLLLRKHSTPPAGKPTPPAGKPTPPAGKPTPPAGKPTPPAGKPTPPAGKPTPPAGKPTPPAGKPTPPAGKPTPPAGKPTPPAGKPTPPAGKPTPPAGKPTPPAGKPTPPAGKPTPPAGKPTPPAGKPTPPAGKPTPPAGKPTPPAGKPTPPAGKPTPPAGKPTPPAGKPTPPAGKPTPPAGKPTPPAGKPTPPAGKPTPPAGKPTPPAGKPTPPAGKPTPPAGKPTPPAGKPTPPAGKPTPPAGKPTPPAGKPTPPAGKPTPPAGKPTPPAGKPTPPAGKPTPPAGKPTPPRNTVMKSFPEGTVSHQSILMTANLSLLTWELLQVHTPTANYKHT, encoded by the exons ATGTGGGCATACGGCCTGCTGCTGAGGAAGCAttcgacgcccccggcggggaaaccgacgcccccggcggggaaaccgacgcccccggcggggaaaccgacgcccccggcggggaaaccgacgcccccggcggggaaaccgacgcccccggcggggaaaccgacgcccccggcggggaaaccgacgcccccggcggggaaaccgacgcccccggcggggaaaccgacgcccccggcggggaaaccgacgcccccggcggggaaaccgacgcccccggcggggaaaccgacgcccccggcggggaaaccgacgcccccggcggggaaaccgacgcccccggcggggaaaccgacgcccccggcggggaaaccgacgcccccggcggggaaaccgacgcccccggcggggaaaccgacgcccccggcggggaaaccgacgcccccggcggggaaaccgacgcccccggcggggaaaccgacgcccccggcggggaaaccgacgcccccggcggggaaaccgacgcccccggcggggaaaccgacgcccccggcggggaaaccgacgcccccggcggggaaaccgacgcccccggcggggaaaccgacgcccccggcggggaaaccgacgcccccggcggggaaaccgacgcccccggcggggaaaccgacgcccccggcggggaaaccgacgcccccggcggggaaaccgacgcccccggcggggaaaccgacgcccccggcggggaaaccgacgcccccggcggggaaaccgacgcccccggcggggaaaccgacgcccccggcggggaaaccgacgcccccggcggggaaaccgacgcccccggcggggaaaccgacgcccccggcggggaaaccgacgcccccg CGTAATACAGTTATGAAGAGCTTCCCAGAGGGCACAGTCAGTCATCAGAGCATACTGATGACAGCCAACCTCTCACTACTGACATGGGAACTATTGCAAGTTCATACACCTACAGCCAACTACaaacatacttaa